One genomic window of Trichlorobacter lovleyi includes the following:
- a CDS encoding protein-glutamate methylesterase/protein-glutamine glutaminase, producing the protein MPNKIKVLIVDDSALVRQTLSDILSSDPGIEVIGMAQDPIVAVQKLAEQVPDVITLDVEMPRMDGITFLQKLMSQHPIPVVMCSSLAESGSETALKALEYGAVDIITKPKMGTKQFIEESRIRICDSIRAAAAARLKPIRAIREVSPKYTADVMMEAPTTKAMIMTTEKVVVVGASTGGTEALSAFLQMLPEDTPGIVIVQHMPENFTAAFAKRLDSICRVTVKEAENNDSVVRGHVLIAPGNKHTLLKRSGARYYVEVKEGPLVSRHRPSVDVLFRSAARYAGKNAVGVIMTGMGDDGAHGMKELHDAGARTIAQDEASCVVFGMPNEAIKLGGVDKIMPLDRIAAETLKLCL; encoded by the coding sequence GTGCCAAACAAGATAAAAGTTCTGATAGTTGACGATTCCGCCCTGGTTCGTCAGACCTTGTCCGACATCCTCTCCAGTGATCCGGGGATAGAGGTGATCGGCATGGCACAGGATCCGATTGTGGCGGTGCAGAAGCTTGCCGAACAGGTACCTGATGTGATCACCCTTGATGTGGAAATGCCACGCATGGATGGCATCACCTTTTTACAGAAACTGATGTCCCAACACCCGATTCCGGTGGTAATGTGTTCCAGCCTGGCGGAAAGCGGCAGCGAAACCGCTCTGAAGGCGCTCGAATACGGGGCCGTGGATATCATCACCAAACCGAAGATGGGCACCAAGCAGTTTATCGAGGAGTCACGTATCCGGATCTGTGACAGCATCAGGGCGGCGGCGGCAGCCAGACTCAAGCCGATCCGCGCCATCCGTGAAGTCAGCCCCAAATATACCGCCGACGTCATGATGGAGGCCCCTACTACCAAGGCCATGATCATGACCACCGAAAAGGTAGTGGTGGTGGGGGCATCAACCGGCGGAACCGAGGCACTTTCAGCCTTCCTGCAGATGCTGCCGGAAGACACCCCGGGCATCGTAATTGTCCAGCATATGCCGGAAAATTTTACGGCAGCCTTTGCCAAGCGACTGGACAGTATCTGCCGGGTAACCGTCAAAGAGGCGGAAAACAACGATTCAGTGGTGCGGGGACATGTCCTGATCGCACCGGGTAACAAGCACACCCTGCTGAAGCGCAGTGGGGCCCGCTACTATGTTGAGGTCAAAGAAGGGCCGCTGGTTTCCCGGCACCGCCCTTCGGTGGATGTGCTGTTTCGCTCGGCAGCGCGCTATGCCGGTAAGAATGCGGTTGGTGTGATCATGACCGGGATGGGGGATGACGGGGCCCACGGCATGAAGGAACTGCATGATGCCGGAGCACGGACCATTGCCCAGGATGAGGCCAGCTGCGTGGTGTTCGGCATGCCGAACGAAGCGATCAAGCTGGGTGGCGTTGACAAGATCATGCCGCTGGACCGGATAGCGGCAGAGACCCTGAAATTATGTCTTTAA
- a CDS encoding response regulator, producing the protein MKTVLLIDDSKPQLLSAKFTLQHGGHRVETVSDPLLALERIKEVVPDLIITDINMPGKDGIAIVREVRQLAQFSATPLLVMSTDSQKHLLEQARAAGASGWLMKPVKQEDLLATVTKLLSRE; encoded by the coding sequence GTGAAAACGGTCCTGTTGATAGATGACTCAAAGCCCCAGTTGCTTAGTGCAAAGTTCACCCTGCAACATGGCGGGCACCGGGTTGAAACCGTCTCTGATCCGCTGCTGGCCCTTGAGCGGATCAAGGAGGTAGTGCCGGACCTGATCATCACCGATATCAACATGCCGGGCAAAGACGGCATTGCCATTGTCCGTGAGGTGCGGCAGTTGGCGCAGTTTTCCGCCACTCCGTTACTGGTGATGAGTACCGACTCGCAGAAACACCTGCTTGAACAGGCACGGGCTGCGGGTGCCAGCGGATGGTTGATGAAGCCGGTCAAACAGGAAGATCTGCTTGCAACGGTTACCAAACTGCTGTCCCGGGAGTAA
- a CDS encoding response regulator, producing MAKLIMTADDSASVRQMVSFTLKQAGYDVVEAVDGKDALTKLGTQKVDMLITDLNMPNLDGIGLIKGVRGGSLNKFIPIVMLTTESQDSRKAEGKAAGATGWIVKPFKPEQLIAVVKKVLG from the coding sequence ATGGCAAAACTGATCATGACGGCCGATGATTCGGCCAGCGTACGGCAAATGGTAAGCTTCACCCTCAAGCAGGCCGGTTATGACGTGGTTGAGGCGGTGGACGGCAAGGATGCACTGACCAAGTTGGGCACACAAAAGGTGGATATGCTGATCACCGACCTGAACATGCCCAACCTTGACGGCATCGGCCTGATCAAAGGGGTCAGAGGCGGTAGCCTGAACAAGTTTATCCCGATCGTGATGCTGACCACTGAGTCGCAGGACTCGCGCAAAGCGGAAGGCAAGGCTGCCGGAGCCACCGGTTGGATCGTCAAACCGTTCAAGCCGGAACAGTTAATCGCTGTTGTGAAAAAAGTACTCGGTTAG
- a CDS encoding EAL and HDOD domain-containing protein, with product MAIEPDLKFFIGRQPILNRKQEIFGYELLFRAASHHTTAQFESQAQASASVISSALSDFGLQDVLGDKFGFLNITAGVLHSEMLELLPIQQSVLEILETIELDDNVRLRCSELKSMGFKIALDDHIYAPEHSAFYKMVDIVKVDIMATDPAELSSIAANLRKYPVQLLAERVETIEVFEQCLECGFELFQGYFFERPVIIGQKRIDPSGIAMMKLLQQLNENWDIDEVEETFRENPSLTFNLLKLVNSVMIGLREKIKNIRHAIMILGINHLRRWVQLALFAGKDERGLNSPLLEMAAVRGRLMELLMMQRTGQSRTSDLVETAFLTGILSLLDALYETPMEHVVESLNLSEDMADALLRREGQLGMLLLLAERLEKADFVVVQKLLDALSISLDQLLAAQLDAFNWRNSIVQGQRRNS from the coding sequence ATGGCAATCGAACCTGACCTCAAATTTTTTATTGGCCGTCAACCGATTCTGAACCGCAAGCAGGAGATCTTCGGCTATGAACTGCTCTTCAGGGCGGCCAGTCACCACACGACTGCCCAGTTCGAGAGCCAGGCCCAGGCATCGGCTTCGGTCATATCCAGTGCCCTGTCAGATTTCGGCCTCCAGGACGTGCTGGGCGACAAATTCGGTTTCCTGAACATCACTGCAGGTGTACTGCATTCGGAAATGCTTGAGTTGCTGCCGATTCAACAATCGGTTCTGGAGATCCTGGAAACCATCGAACTTGACGACAACGTCCGCCTGCGCTGCAGTGAACTGAAGTCAATGGGCTTCAAGATTGCTCTGGATGACCATATCTATGCACCGGAACACTCCGCCTTTTACAAGATGGTGGATATTGTCAAGGTGGATATCATGGCCACCGACCCGGCTGAGCTGTCCAGCATAGCGGCAAACCTGCGAAAGTACCCGGTACAACTGCTGGCAGAGCGGGTTGAAACCATCGAGGTATTTGAGCAATGCCTGGAGTGCGGTTTTGAACTGTTCCAGGGCTATTTTTTTGAACGGCCGGTCATTATCGGCCAGAAGCGGATTGATCCCTCCGGGATTGCCATGATGAAGCTGCTGCAGCAGTTAAATGAGAACTGGGATATTGACGAGGTGGAAGAGACCTTTCGCGAAAACCCCAGCCTGACCTTTAACCTGCTGAAGCTGGTTAACTCGGTCATGATCGGCCTGCGGGAAAAGATCAAGAATATCCGTCATGCCATCATGATTCTGGGGATAAACCACTTGCGGCGCTGGGTGCAGCTCGCCCTGTTTGCCGGTAAGGATGAACGGGGTCTGAACTCGCCGCTGCTTGAAATGGCTGCCGTACGGGGACGCCTGATGGAGTTGCTGATGATGCAGCGTACCGGCCAGAGCCGCACCAGCGACCTTGTGGAAACCGCCTTTTTGACCGGTATCCTGTCACTGTTGGACGCCCTCTACGAGACCCCCATGGAGCACGTGGTTGAAAGCCTGAACCTGTCCGAAGATATGGCTGATGCCCTGCTGCGTCGTGAAGGGCAACTCGGCATGTTGTTGTTATTGGCGGAACGGCTGGAAAAAGCAGATTTTGTTGTCGTACAGAAACTGCTTGATGCCTTGTCCATCAGCCTCGATCAATTGCTGGCTGCCCAACTGGATGCCTTCAACTGGCGGAACAGTATTGTTCAAGGGCAGCGCCGCAACTCCTGA
- a CDS encoding CheR family methyltransferase: MNHDSSPVTPQLCSMRNKEFEQFSALIYDEVGIKMPPAKKTMLEARLQKRLKALGMHSFQEYSDFIFSPAGREQEIIQLIDVVTTNKTDFFREPQHFDFLVREAIPTMRQLRGAGESPLNPFRIWSAGCSTGEEPYTMAMVLSDYAAANHGFKFSILASDICTQVIKKASSAVYGEDRTDTIPLSMKKKYLLRSKDRSKGLVRITPELRSSVSFKRVNFMEDQFGISEHMDVIFCRNVVIYFDKQTQAKLMRKFHRQLVTGGYLFIGHSETLNGLEVPFVQVANTVYRKD, translated from the coding sequence ATGAATCACGACAGCAGCCCAGTCACACCACAGCTCTGCAGCATGCGCAACAAGGAGTTTGAGCAGTTCAGCGCACTGATCTATGATGAGGTGGGGATCAAAATGCCCCCCGCCAAGAAGACCATGCTGGAAGCCCGTCTGCAGAAACGCCTGAAGGCGCTGGGAATGCACAGCTTTCAGGAATATTCTGACTTCATCTTTTCTCCGGCGGGGCGGGAACAGGAGATCATTCAGCTGATTGATGTGGTCACCACCAACAAGACAGATTTTTTCCGTGAACCACAGCATTTCGATTTTCTGGTGCGGGAGGCGATCCCCACCATGCGGCAGCTGAGGGGGGCCGGTGAAAGTCCCCTGAACCCCTTCAGGATCTGGTCTGCAGGCTGTTCCACCGGGGAAGAGCCGTACACCATGGCAATGGTATTAAGCGATTATGCTGCTGCCAACCACGGTTTCAAGTTCTCAATCCTGGCCTCGGATATCTGTACCCAGGTCATTAAAAAGGCATCATCAGCAGTCTACGGAGAGGACCGGACTGACACCATCCCGCTCTCCATGAAAAAAAAATACCTTTTGCGCAGCAAGGACCGCAGCAAGGGACTGGTCAGGATCACCCCGGAGCTGCGCAGCAGCGTCAGCTTCAAGCGGGTTAACTTCATGGAGGACCAGTTCGGCATAAGCGAACATATGGATGTCATTTTCTGCCGAAATGTCGTGATCTACTTTGACAAGCAGACCCAGGCAAAGCTGATGCGCAAGTTCCATCGCCAGCTGGTGACCGGCGGGTACCTGTTTATCGGACACTCCGAGACATTAAACGGCTTGGAGGTCCCCTTCGTACAGGTGGCCAACACCGTGTATCGCAAGGACTAA
- a CDS encoding methyl-accepting chemotaxis protein: MLKNLKIGKRLAVGFASILVLLTIISVVAYVNVVKLDNELMLLTGDKIVKTDQLAEIRNEVNIQARAIRNMLLVNDLGERQKELVRVNESGEKITKVLSELEKTVKSDTGKKLLGNLKDKRVAIRNDQKLVIEQVQSGKKEEAVHLMLTKLRQSQADYFKAINEMLDHQKKSVDDTGHLAEKLADQTKEIILILGIAALLVGIFMGWFITKSIVTPINSCVDAANKIAAGDTDVHLDTTSKDETGILQAAMGKMAESIQALIKDASMLSEAAIAGKLATRADATKHQGDFQKIVVGVNETLDAVIGPLNVAAEYVDRISKGDIPPKITDSYSGDFNEIKNNLNGCIDAVDALVADANMLAKAAMEGRVNTRADASRHLGDFRKIVDGVNNTIARLVGLLDVMPAPAMIIDRDFNILYMNKLGAEVGARTQQQVVGTKCYDHFRTSDCKTDKCACQRAITGGQTASSATDAHPGSLNLDIDYTGVPIKDDNGNVIAAFEVVTDQTAVKKAARIADKQAKFQDTEVEKLLKNLELMAIGDLNVNTVVARSDEDTQTIADNFEKINSSIKQNIEALNSITANAKQVAQGNLMVELKKRSDQDDLMESLYNMVEKLKEIVREVQAAADGVATGGQQLSATAQSLSQGATEQAASAEEISSSMEEMSSSIKQNADNASQTEKISNKSATDAREGGKAVNETVAAMKEIATKISIIEEIARQTNLLALNAAIEAARAGEHGKGFAVVASEVRKLAERSQTAAGEISELSGRSVQVAEAAGQMLTAILPDIQRTAELVQEISASSKEQDAGADQINRAIQQLDQVIQQNASAAEEMASTTEELAGQAEQLKTTIAFFSLDTHGAQRALPHKQPARPAAPQRPLVTHTTAPKPTKSGGVHIDLGGKGKDHLDDEFEKF, encoded by the coding sequence ATGTTAAAAAACTTGAAGATCGGTAAAAGGCTGGCTGTCGGATTCGCATCCATATTAGTGCTACTGACCATCATCTCCGTAGTGGCCTACGTTAATGTTGTCAAACTGGATAACGAACTCATGTTATTGACCGGGGACAAGATCGTTAAGACGGATCAACTTGCCGAGATCCGTAACGAGGTCAACATCCAGGCCCGTGCCATCAGGAATATGCTGTTAGTAAACGATCTTGGCGAACGCCAGAAGGAACTGGTCAGGGTCAACGAGTCCGGAGAAAAAATAACAAAAGTACTCAGTGAACTTGAAAAAACCGTAAAATCAGACACCGGCAAAAAACTGTTAGGTAATCTTAAAGACAAGCGAGTCGCCATACGGAATGACCAGAAACTGGTCATTGAACAGGTTCAGTCCGGCAAAAAAGAAGAAGCTGTCCATCTTATGCTTACCAAGTTGCGCCAGTCACAAGCAGACTACTTCAAGGCAATCAACGAGATGTTGGACCATCAGAAAAAGTCAGTCGACGATACGGGGCACTTGGCAGAAAAACTCGCAGACCAGACAAAAGAAATTATCCTCATACTTGGCATTGCGGCCCTGCTGGTCGGTATTTTTATGGGCTGGTTCATCACGAAATCCATTGTCACTCCAATTAATTCCTGTGTTGATGCAGCCAACAAGATTGCCGCCGGTGATACGGATGTTCACCTTGACACAACCTCGAAAGATGAAACCGGCATCCTGCAGGCTGCCATGGGCAAGATGGCCGAGTCAATCCAGGCCTTGATCAAAGACGCCTCCATGCTGTCCGAGGCAGCGATAGCCGGCAAGCTGGCTACCCGTGCTGATGCGACCAAGCATCAGGGCGATTTCCAGAAGATCGTGGTTGGTGTCAATGAAACCCTGGATGCCGTGATCGGCCCCCTGAACGTAGCTGCCGAGTATGTTGACCGGATCAGCAAGGGCGACATCCCGCCCAAGATTACTGACAGCTACAGCGGTGACTTCAATGAGATCAAGAATAACCTGAACGGCTGTATTGATGCCGTTGACGCCCTGGTGGCTGATGCCAACATGCTGGCCAAGGCGGCCATGGAAGGTCGCGTCAACACCCGTGCCGATGCATCCCGGCACCTGGGAGATTTCCGTAAGATCGTGGACGGTGTCAACAACACCATTGCCCGTTTGGTCGGCCTGTTGGATGTCATGCCGGCCCCGGCCATGATCATCGACCGTGACTTTAACATCCTCTACATGAACAAACTGGGTGCTGAGGTTGGTGCACGAACCCAGCAGCAGGTTGTCGGCACCAAGTGCTACGACCATTTCCGTACTTCGGATTGTAAAACCGACAAATGTGCCTGCCAGCGTGCCATAACCGGCGGCCAGACAGCCAGCAGTGCCACCGATGCCCATCCCGGCTCCCTTAATCTGGATATCGATTACACCGGCGTACCGATCAAGGATGACAATGGCAATGTCATTGCCGCCTTTGAGGTGGTTACCGACCAGACTGCCGTCAAAAAGGCAGCCCGTATTGCCGATAAACAGGCCAAATTCCAGGATACAGAAGTTGAGAAGCTGCTTAAGAATCTTGAACTGATGGCGATTGGTGACCTTAATGTAAACACGGTGGTCGCCCGCAGCGATGAAGACACCCAGACCATTGCCGACAACTTTGAAAAAATCAACAGCTCCATCAAGCAGAACATTGAGGCGCTCAACTCCATCACCGCCAATGCCAAACAGGTTGCCCAGGGCAACCTGATGGTAGAACTGAAGAAGCGTTCTGACCAGGACGATCTGATGGAATCGCTCTATAACATGGTGGAGAAGCTGAAAGAGATTGTCCGTGAGGTACAGGCAGCAGCTGACGGTGTTGCCACCGGCGGGCAGCAGCTCTCTGCCACGGCCCAGTCCCTGTCCCAGGGAGCCACTGAGCAGGCTGCCTCTGCCGAAGAGATCTCCTCCAGCATGGAAGAGATGTCCTCCAGCATCAAACAGAATGCCGACAACGCCAGCCAGACCGAGAAGATCTCCAACAAATCGGCCACCGATGCCCGTGAGGGCGGCAAGGCGGTCAATGAGACCGTGGCTGCCATGAAGGAAATTGCCACCAAGATCAGCATCATTGAAGAGATCGCCCGCCAGACCAACCTGCTTGCCCTGAATGCCGCCATTGAGGCAGCCCGGGCCGGTGAGCACGGCAAAGGCTTTGCCGTGGTTGCCTCTGAAGTACGTAAACTGGCAGAGCGCAGCCAGACCGCAGCCGGTGAGATCAGCGAACTCTCAGGCCGCAGTGTCCAGGTGGCCGAGGCTGCCGGTCAGATGCTGACCGCCATCCTGCCTGATATCCAGCGTACTGCCGAGCTGGTGCAGGAGATATCAGCGTCGAGCAAAGAGCAGGATGCCGGTGCCGACCAGATCAACCGTGCCATCCAGCAGCTTGACCAGGTTATCCAGCAGAACGCCTCGGCAGCAGAAGAGATGGCCTCCACCACCGAAGAGCTGGCCGGTCAGGCCGAGCAGCTCAAGACAACCATCGCTTTCTTCAGCCTCGACACCCACGGCGCCCAGCGTGCCCTGCCCCACAAACAGCCGGCCCGGCCTGCAGCACCGCAGCGCCCTCTGGTAACGCATACAACAGCACCCAAACCGACCAAGAGCGGCGGGGTGCACATTGACCTGGGCGGTAAGGGCAAGGATCACCTGGATGACGAGTTTGAGAAATTTTAG
- a CDS encoding MBL fold metallo-hydrolase, which produces MRVIQLARNPKNYTCRSYLILGEWNQLDAVNTLIDPGTDDYVLDEIEKIYTGCGKVAVEQVLLTHNHFDHAASAPLLRQRYGARVYGWVDGPGVDNLLKEGQLLKAGDDYLEVIHTPGHSSDSVAFYCQSHKLLFSGDTQLRIRTTGGKYTRDYVQTLIKLAQRKIDLIYPGHDEPFNHDVRNIILTTLQNVRQSEVI; this is translated from the coding sequence ATGCGGGTAATTCAACTGGCCAGAAACCCCAAAAACTACACCTGCCGTTCATACCTGATCCTGGGAGAATGGAACCAACTGGATGCTGTCAACACCCTGATCGATCCAGGCACCGATGATTACGTCCTGGACGAGATTGAAAAGATTTACACCGGTTGCGGCAAGGTCGCGGTTGAACAGGTGCTGCTGACCCATAACCATTTTGACCACGCTGCCTCAGCCCCTCTGCTCCGGCAGAGATACGGCGCCAGGGTCTACGGCTGGGTGGATGGCCCCGGCGTTGACAACCTGCTGAAGGAAGGTCAGCTGCTCAAGGCAGGTGATGATTATCTGGAGGTGATCCATACACCGGGACACTCCTCAGACTCAGTCGCCTTTTATTGCCAGTCTCACAAGCTGCTCTTTTCAGGTGATACCCAGCTGCGGATCCGCACCACCGGAGGCAAATATACCCGGGACTATGTTCAGACCCTGATCAAGCTGGCCCAGCGGAAAATTGACCTGATCTATCCAGGACATGATGAACCATTCAATCATGATGTACGCAACATTATACTTACTACACTGCAAAACGTGCGACAGAGCGAAGTCATCTAA
- a CDS encoding CheR family methyltransferase, translating into MAFTFFFRDLPVLEHAVEYTLKLALGRLRIKVWDAGCALGQEPYTLAILFAERMGEMGFNTLYLDATDYDSENNFGDIVTAAEYKSEELQRIPPEIFGKYFEEVAGKPGYHKIIDRIRKRVFFKYNDLLGLQPVGSDYSLVVCKNVLLHFSYEQRIDVLKMYHRSLAPGGYFATENTQKIPREICHLFEQVTPDAQLFRKVGE; encoded by the coding sequence ATGGCCTTTACCTTTTTTTTTCGTGATTTGCCGGTCCTTGAACACGCTGTTGAGTACACCCTGAAACTGGCCCTGGGCCGGCTACGGATCAAGGTCTGGGATGCAGGATGTGCCCTTGGGCAGGAGCCGTACACCCTGGCTATTCTGTTTGCCGAGCGGATGGGGGAGATGGGCTTCAACACGCTCTACCTTGATGCCACTGACTACGACAGCGAAAACAATTTCGGTGATATCGTGACAGCCGCTGAATACAAATCAGAAGAACTGCAGCGGATTCCGCCCGAGATCTTTGGCAAATACTTTGAAGAGGTTGCTGGTAAGCCTGGTTACCACAAGATAATCGACCGGATTCGCAAACGGGTCTTTTTCAAATACAACGACCTGCTGGGGCTGCAACCGGTCGGATCAGACTACTCACTGGTCGTCTGCAAGAATGTGCTGCTGCATTTTTCCTATGAGCAACGGATTGACGTTTTGAAGATGTACCACCGTTCTTTGGCTCCTGGCGGCTACTTTGCCACAGAAAACACCCAGAAGATTCCCCGCGAGATCTGTCACCTGTTTGAACAGGTGACCCCTGATGCGCAGTTATTCAGGAAAGTGGGCGAATAA
- a CDS encoding chemotaxis protein CheW, which produces MSVSTITETVQYLTFKLADEVFALDVAKVREILEYTTITKVPQTPEFMRGVINLRGSVVPVIDMRLKFGMSATQQTINTCVIVVEVTLEGDTTILGALADSVQEVVEMEPEQIEPAPHIGTRLNTEFIKGMGKHEEHFVMILDIDRVFSEQEMAALQTGGVQE; this is translated from the coding sequence ATGAGTGTTTCAACCATAACCGAAACAGTCCAATACCTGACCTTCAAACTGGCGGATGAGGTCTTTGCCCTTGATGTGGCCAAGGTCAGGGAAATACTGGAATACACCACCATCACCAAGGTCCCCCAGACCCCGGAGTTCATGCGGGGAGTCATCAATCTGCGTGGCAGTGTGGTACCGGTGATTGACATGCGGCTCAAGTTTGGCATGTCAGCCACGCAACAGACCATCAACACCTGCGTCATTGTGGTTGAAGTAACCCTTGAAGGGGACACCACCATCCTGGGTGCCCTGGCTGATTCCGTGCAGGAGGTAGTTGAGATGGAGCCGGAACAGATTGAACCGGCGCCCCATATCGGCACCCGCCTCAACACCGAGTTCATCAAAGGAATGGGAAAGCATGAAGAACATTTTGTGATGATCCTGGATATCGACCGGGTCTTCTCAGAACAGGAAATGGCGGCTCTGCAGACTGGCGGGGTGCAGGAGTAA
- a CDS encoding chemotaxis protein CheA, giving the protein MSSPQEQHIATYREEAGELLAELETSLLELEDNPQDNDLINRVFRAMHTIKGSGAMFGFDDIARFTHEVETVFDQVRNGKMQVTRCLLDLTLQARDQITTMLDASAGGPPADETNGQRIIAGLQELLPRVAPLKAPPKDAAATAPASESVSRTYRIRFKPVPEIMLGGTNPVSLLNELRDLGTCEVVVHLDSIPTLDQLVAEHCFFYWDIVLTTCQGIEAIKDVFIFVEDDCDLKIDLIDDGSAPGTDDSYKKLGDILVERGDLSPVEMQKILSMQKRFGEILIEQGLVPASKVQSALMEQQQIQQVRQERTAAAPAAAEAALSIRVPAERLDHLVNLVGELVTVQAHLTQIAGTRHDNEIIAVAEEVERLISELRDTTLNMRMLPIGSTFSKFKRLVRDLSAELGKEIDLETSGAETELDKTVIEKLNDPLVHLIRNSIDHGIEMPEVRKSAGKPAKGIVHLAAEHSGDSVLVTIRDDGAGLDKERIRAKAIERGLITATTELTDKETFNLIFAPGFSTAQKVTSVSGRGVGMDVVKKAIEALRGTIDIASEAGKGSVITLRIPLTLAIIETLLVRIDRNFFVLPLSMVEECIELTRADVQAAHGRHLAHVRGELTPYINLRAEFEITDNQPEIEQIVILSVNGKRIGFVVDDVVGEHQTVIKTLGKLYRDVRGISGATILGDGTVALILDPGLLVQSVALTEQEQFS; this is encoded by the coding sequence ATGTCCAGCCCCCAGGAACAACATATCGCCACCTACCGCGAGGAAGCCGGAGAGCTACTGGCTGAACTGGAAACATCCCTGCTTGAACTGGAGGATAATCCCCAGGACAATGACCTGATCAACCGTGTCTTCCGGGCCATGCACACCATCAAAGGGTCCGGCGCCATGTTCGGGTTTGACGACATTGCCCGTTTTACCCATGAGGTGGAAACGGTCTTTGACCAGGTCAGAAACGGCAAGATGCAGGTTACCCGCTGTCTGCTCGATCTGACCCTGCAGGCCAGGGATCAGATTACCACCATGCTTGACGCGTCAGCCGGCGGTCCTCCGGCAGACGAGACCAATGGCCAGCGGATTATTGCCGGGCTGCAGGAACTGCTGCCCAGGGTAGCACCGCTGAAAGCCCCCCCTAAGGATGCCGCTGCCACAGCACCGGCATCTGAAAGCGTCAGCCGTACCTACCGCATCCGCTTCAAGCCGGTTCCCGAGATCATGCTGGGCGGCACCAATCCGGTCAGCCTGCTGAATGAACTGCGCGATCTCGGCACCTGCGAGGTCGTTGTGCATCTGGACTCCATCCCCACCCTCGACCAGCTGGTTGCAGAACACTGCTTCTTTTACTGGGATATCGTGCTGACCACCTGTCAGGGGATAGAGGCGATCAAGGATGTCTTCATCTTTGTTGAGGATGATTGCGACCTGAAGATTGACCTGATCGACGACGGCAGTGCGCCCGGCACTGATGACAGCTACAAAAAGCTGGGGGACATCCTGGTCGAGCGGGGCGATCTCTCGCCGGTGGAGATGCAGAAGATCCTCTCCATGCAAAAACGGTTTGGTGAGATCCTGATTGAGCAAGGATTGGTGCCGGCCTCAAAGGTTCAGTCCGCTCTGATGGAACAGCAGCAGATTCAGCAGGTCCGCCAGGAAAGGACTGCAGCCGCTCCGGCTGCCGCTGAGGCTGCCCTCTCGATCAGGGTGCCCGCTGAACGGTTGGACCACCTGGTCAACCTGGTGGGAGAGCTGGTCACGGTGCAGGCCCATCTGACCCAGATAGCAGGCACCCGCCATGACAACGAGATCATTGCCGTGGCTGAAGAAGTAGAGCGGCTGATTTCCGAGCTGCGGGACACCACCCTGAACATGCGGATGCTGCCGATCGGTTCAACCTTCAGCAAGTTCAAGCGGCTGGTGCGGGATCTCTCGGCTGAACTGGGCAAAGAGATTGATCTTGAAACCAGCGGTGCAGAGACCGAGCTGGACAAGACCGTGATCGAAAAGCTGAATGATCCGCTGGTTCACCTGATCCGCAACAGTATTGATCACGGCATAGAGATGCCCGAGGTCCGTAAGTCAGCCGGCAAGCCGGCCAAGGGGATCGTTCATCTGGCGGCCGAGCACTCCGGTGACAGTGTATTGGTCACCATCCGTGACGATGGTGCCGGGCTAGACAAGGAGCGGATCCGGGCCAAGGCAATTGAACGGGGACTGATCACTGCCACTACTGAACTGACCGACAAGGAGACCTTCAACCTGATCTTCGCCCCCGGTTTCTCCACGGCCCAGAAGGTTACCAGCGTCTCGGGACGTGGTGTCGGCATGGATGTGGTCAAAAAGGCGATTGAGGCCCTGCGCGGCACCATAGACATTGCCAGTGAAGCGGGCAAGGGTTCAGTCATTACGTTACGGATTCCACTGACCCTGGCCATTATTGAGACCTTGCTGGTGCGGATAGACCGGAACTTTTTTGTGCTGCCTCTTTCCATGGTGGAGGAGTGCATTGAGCTGACCCGCGCCGATGTTCAGGCCGCCCATGGCCGCCACCTGGCCCATGTACGGGGTGAGCTGACCCCCTACATCAACCTGCGGGCCGAGTTTGAAATCACGGACAATCAGCCGGAGATTGAACAGATTGTAATTCTCTCGGTCAACGGCAAGCGGATCGGCTTTGTGGTGGATGATGTGGTGGGCGAACACCAGACCGTTATCAAAACCCTGGGCAAACTCTACCGCGATGTACGCGGCATATCCGGTGCCACCATACTGGGGGACGGCACGGTGGCGCTGATCCTTGACCCGGGCCTGCTGGTCCAGTCTGTGGCCCTGACTGAGCAGGAACAGTTCAGTTGA